TGGTTCTACCGTTTTTGATCATCGGCGCCGTGATGTTTGGCGTGGCGATTTTGGAAAGTTACGAGGAAAAAGGGGAGTTTCTGGTGCCCGAACGGCCGCCGGCGCATGAACTGGCCCGTGTCTCCTACCAGTTTGTCGATCCTGCCACCAAGCAGCCGCTGCATGACGTATCGGTGCATGTGGAAATCGAGAAAACAAAAGCGCTCAATCCCTGGCTGTATGTGGGTTACCTGCGGGAGGACCATCAGGGAATCGGCCTCGTGCAGGTGATGGATCTGCATCTGTACAATGGCAAGCTGGAGCTCGACACGAACTTCTGGGACGCGGGTTCCTATGTGATCGCCTTGCACGCCGCCGCTCCCGGCCTGCAGCAGCCGATCGACGCCAAAATTCCGGTCGAGGTGAGAGTGCCGCTGGGCCAGTTGATCCGCACCTTCGCTCTGTTTGTGGCGATTTTTGTAGCGGCGGTGGCCAGCGGGTATGTCGGCGGATCGCTGGAAAATCCGTTCCGTAAAAAACAGGCGACTGCAGCGGTGTTGCGCAGGTCTTCCACCGTCAGCCTGCTCGCATTGGCGGTTGCCGGTAGTTTGCTGGCCCATCCAAAATTCGCCTGGGCGCACGGACACGGTACGCCATCCAGTCCGCCGCAAACCGTTTCGTTGGCCAACCAGCAGATCCGGGCCGAGTTGAAAGTCAATCCGGCGGAACCGGTGCAAAAAGGAGCACCGGCCCATTTTGCCATCGAGCTGCGGGATGCCAAAACCGGACAGCCGATGCACGGGCTTGACGCGTCCGTCTCGTTGTACCACGTGGATGACAACCTGACGATGTTCGCGACACGCACACAAATTCCCGACGGTCTGCTGGAATTCGACTACGCGTTTCCCGATACGGCCGAATACAAGGTCGTGCTGCACGCTGCGCCGGATTCGCCGCAATCGTCCTTGCGGGCGCCGTTTGACGGCGAGTTCACATTTGAAGTGCCGCCCGTGGATCCAAGCCCGGTGGCCCAACTTCGCGCCGGGATGCTGATGCTGGCAACCGTTATCGCGGGCCTGGCGCTGGGGGCCCTGGCCGGCAGGCGCAGCAGAATGGCCGCTGTGTAGAAAACAACAAAGGCATACGAGCGAAGGAGTGATTTTGATGTCGTTTGTGCCGTTGACCACCCAACCGCAGGAGATCGAGGAGAAGAGCTTCCAGATCATCGCGGAGGAACTGGGCGAACATCCGTTTACGGAGGAGCAATTTCCGATCGTGCAGCGGGTGATTCACGCTTCGGCCGATTTTGAGCTCGGCCGCTCCCTCCTGTTTACCCCGGATGCGGTACAGTCCGGCATTCGGGCGATCCGCGCCGGCCGCCCGGTGGTGGCGGACGTGCAGATGGTGGAGGTCGGGATTTCCAAGCCGCGGCTGGAGAAGTTTGGCAGCACGGTGCATTGCTTTATCTCCGATCCGGATGTGATCGAAGAAGCGAAACAATTGAACACCACCCGGGCGATCGTCTCGATGCGGAAAGCGGCCCGGCTCTGCGAAGGCGCGATCGTGGCGATCGGCAACGCGCCCACCGCTCTGCTGGAGCTGATTCGTCTGGTGGAGGCGGGAGAAGCGAAGCCGGGCCTGATCGTCGGGGTACCGGTCGGATTCGTGTCGGCAGCCGAGTCGAAGGAACTGCTCAGCAAGCTGCAAGGGGTGCCGTTTATCACCAATATCGGTCGCAAGGGCGGCTCCCCGGTCGCCGTGTCGATCGTCAACGCCCTGTCGCTGCTGGCAGTACGGGAACCGGCGGAAAAATAGGGCGGACAGCACATCGGGATTGGGTCGAACATGGCGAAGCAAGCCGATCGGATGAAGGAACCGGACGGGCGGGCTGGCGGACAGGATGCGCAGGACGGGGGGCGATCCGATACAGCAGCACCGGAAGCGGACCGGCGGGCTGAGGAAGCCAAACCGTTGCGCCACGGCTATACGACCGGCGCATGCGCGACGGCGGCTGCGAAAGCGGCGACGCATGCGCTACTGACGGGGGAGGCGTGGTCGCATGTGACCATCCGCATCCCGGCCGGGATGGACGTCACGTTTGAAGTGCACAACCTGGAGGTGACCCGCGATATGGCCGCCTGCTCCGTTATCAAGGATGGCGGAGACGACCCGGACGCGACACATGGCGCCCACATTTTCGCCACCGTCACGTATGCGGATCAACCGGGGATTCAGCTGGACGGCGGCGTTGGCGTGGGCCGGATCACCAAGCCCGGCCTCGGGCTGCCGGTCGGCGATCCGGCGATCAATCCGGTGCCGCGGAAGATGATTGCGCAAGCGGTGACGGAAGAAGCGGGGGATCTGCTGGCTGGACGCGGCCTGCGGGTTGTGATTTCGGTGCCGAACGGCGAAGAGATCGCGAAAAAAACGCTCAACGCCAGACTCGGCATCATCGGCGGCATCTCAATCCTTGGCACCACCGGCCTCGTCAAGCCGTTTTCTTCCGCCGCGTATATCGCGAGCGTCAAGCAGGCGATCGATGTGGCGGTGGCGAACGGCTGTGACCATTTGGCGCTGACGACCGGCGGCCGCAGCGAGCGGGTGGCGCAGGAAGCTTTGCCGGAATTGCCGGAAGAAGCGTTCATCCAGATGGGGGATTTTGCCGGTATCGCGCTCAAGCATTGCGCCCAAAAGGGTGTAAAAAAAGTTACGCTGTCCGGCATGATGGGCAAATTTTCGAAACTGGCGGCCGGGCACATGAACCTGCACTCGAAGGGGTCACAGGTCGATTTTGAATTTTTGGCCGGTGTGGCGGCCCGGGTCGGTGTGCCTGACGAACTGTTGGCCGAGATACGGCAGGCCAATACAGCCAAGCAGGTGGGCGACCTGTTGGAGGCGGCCGGGCATCGGCGTTTTTTCGCATTGTTGTGCTCAATGATCAGCGAGGAATGCAAGCGGTACGCCGGCGGCATGTTGGAAGTGGATACGATTTTGGCGGAGTTTGATGGACGTATTATCGGGAGGGGGTCGACCGATGCATCCAGTCCGAATTATCGGGATTGGCGATGACGGACCGGCGAGTTTGAGCGCGGCCGCCTTACAGTGGGTGGAAGCGGCCGATCTGCTGGTCGGCGGGGAACGGCATCTTGCTTTTTTTCCGAATCTGCGGGCGGAAAAATGGGCGGTGCAGGAAGGACTGGCGAAAGCGGTGCAGGTGATCGATGCCGCGCAAACGGCCGGCCAACAGGTGGTGGTGCTCGCCTCGGGGGATCCGAATTTTTACGGAATCGCCGGGTATCTAGGGAATAAACTGGGCAAGGAACGGATTGAAATTCACCCCGGCTTGTCGTCGATCCAACTGGCGTTTGCCCGGTTGAAGGAAAGCTGGCATGACGCGTTTCTTGCATCGGTGCACGGCAAGACGCGGGACAAGGTGGCCGATTGGGTGAGGACGCATCCGAAAGTGGCGCTGCTGACCGACCCGGAGAACACGCCGGCGGCGATCGCGAACGATCTGCTGGCATCCGGGATCCGTGGCGTGAGGGCGTTTGTGGGGGAAAATCTGGGCGGAGCGGACGAGCGAACCGGCTTGTACACGCTGGAGGAGCTGGCGGAGCGGGAGTTTTCGCCGCTGAACGTGCTGGTGTTGCTGCGGGAAGAGGAGGCCGGGGGAGCCGCAACGCCGGCGGATGGCTCCGGGGACGGCGGCCATCGTCCCTTTTTTCCGATGGGGATTCCCGACCGCCAGTTTTACCAGCGCAAACCGAAGCGCGGCCTGATCACCAAGTCGGAAGTGCGGGCTGTGACGCTCGCCAAATTGCAGATCCGGCCGCATGACATCATCTGGGACATCGGGGCGGCCACCGGATCGGTCGGGATTGAGGCGTCCATGCTGGCTCCCTACGGCCACGCCTACCTGATCGAAAAAAACGAGGAGGACATGGACATCCTCCGGGCCAACGTGGAGAAGTTCGGGCGGACGAACGTCACGTTTCAATGCGGCAAGGCGCCCGACGGGCTGGAGGAATGGCCGGATGCGGACGCGATTTTTATCGGCGGTACGTCCGGGCAGATGCAGCCGCTCCTGGAAATGTGCGTCCGCAAACTGAAACCGGGCGGGCGGATCGTGCTGAATGCGGCGACGATCGAGAATTTGTACGGGGCGGTGGACGGGTTCAAGCGGCTCGGCATGCACGTGGAGATCACCATGCTGCAGGTGGCGCGGAGCAAACCGATCTTAAATCTGACGCGGTTTGAATCGTTTGACCCTGTGTACATTGTGAAAGCGGTGCGAATGGAAGACCGGGAGGAGACGGACGAGGAATGAACATCGGCAAACTGTACGCGATGGGCGTGGGCCCAGGCGATAAGGAACTGATCACGGTAAAGGCGTACCGCATTCTGGCGGAAACGGACGTGATCGCCTATCCGCGCAAACTGAACGGGGACAGCTATGCGTTGGCGATCGTGGAGGACTATCTGCCGGACGGGGTGGAGCGGCTGGGGCTGCACTTCCCGATGACGCGTGACAAAGAACTGCTGCAGGCGAAATGGGAAGCGATCGTGCAGGAAGTGTGGGAGAAGCTGGCGGCCGGCCGGAATGTGGCGTTTGTGACGGAAGGGGATCCTTATTTTTACAGCACGGCGATCCATCTGACGCGGTTGATGAAACAGCGGCACCCGGAGGTCGAGATCGAAGTCGTGCCGGGAGTCTCCTCTGTCAACGGGGCTGCCTGCCGGCTGGACATCCCGCTGGCGGACGGGGATCAGCAGCTGGGGATCATTCCCGCCACTTACGATCTGGACGCGATGCGCAAAGCGCTTGAGGAACACGATACGGTCGTGTTTTTAAAAGTGGCGAAAGTGCTGACCGAAATGATCGGCCTGCTGAAAGAGATGAACCTG
This genomic window from Effusibacillus pohliae DSM 22757 contains:
- a CDS encoding precorrin-8X methylmutase; this encodes MSFVPLTTQPQEIEEKSFQIIAEELGEHPFTEEQFPIVQRVIHASADFELGRSLLFTPDAVQSGIRAIRAGRPVVADVQMVEVGISKPRLEKFGSTVHCFISDPDVIEEAKQLNTTRAIVSMRKAARLCEGAIVAIGNAPTALLELIRLVEAGEAKPGLIVGVPVGFVSAAESKELLSKLQGVPFITNIGRKGGSPVAVSIVNALSLLAVREPAEK
- a CDS encoding cobalt-precorrin-5B (C(1))-methyltransferase: MAKQADRMKEPDGRAGGQDAQDGGRSDTAAPEADRRAEEAKPLRHGYTTGACATAAAKAATHALLTGEAWSHVTIRIPAGMDVTFEVHNLEVTRDMAACSVIKDGGDDPDATHGAHIFATVTYADQPGIQLDGGVGVGRITKPGLGLPVGDPAINPVPRKMIAQAVTEEAGDLLAGRGLRVVISVPNGEEIAKKTLNARLGIIGGISILGTTGLVKPFSSAAYIASVKQAIDVAVANGCDHLALTTGGRSERVAQEALPELPEEAFIQMGDFAGIALKHCAQKGVKKVTLSGMMGKFSKLAAGHMNLHSKGSQVDFEFLAGVAARVGVPDELLAEIRQANTAKQVGDLLEAAGHRRFFALLCSMISEECKRYAGGMLEVDTILAEFDGRIIGRGSTDASSPNYRDWR
- the cbiE gene encoding precorrin-6y C5,15-methyltransferase (decarboxylating) subunit CbiE, whose translation is MHPVRIIGIGDDGPASLSAAALQWVEAADLLVGGERHLAFFPNLRAEKWAVQEGLAKAVQVIDAAQTAGQQVVVLASGDPNFYGIAGYLGNKLGKERIEIHPGLSSIQLAFARLKESWHDAFLASVHGKTRDKVADWVRTHPKVALLTDPENTPAAIANDLLASGIRGVRAFVGENLGGADERTGLYTLEELAEREFSPLNVLVLLREEEAGGAATPADGSGDGGHRPFFPMGIPDRQFYQRKPKRGLITKSEVRAVTLAKLQIRPHDIIWDIGAATGSVGIEASMLAPYGHAYLIEKNEEDMDILRANVEKFGRTNVTFQCGKAPDGLEEWPDADAIFIGGTSGQMQPLLEMCVRKLKPGGRIVLNAATIENLYGAVDGFKRLGMHVEITMLQVARSKPILNLTRFESFDPVYIVKAVRMEDREETDEE
- the cobI gene encoding precorrin-2 C(20)-methyltransferase translates to MNIGKLYAMGVGPGDKELITVKAYRILAETDVIAYPRKLNGDSYALAIVEDYLPDGVERLGLHFPMTRDKELLQAKWEAIVQEVWEKLAAGRNVAFVTEGDPYFYSTAIHLTRLMKQRHPEVEIEVVPGVSSVNGAACRLDIPLADGDQQLGIIPATYDLDAMRKALEEHDTVVFLKVAKVLTEMIGLLKEMNLVDKATVVTKVGSPEEVIYRDVAALEGEELEYLTLMIVKKGA